One Asterias rubens chromosome 1, eAstRub1.3, whole genome shotgun sequence genomic region harbors:
- the LOC117290751 gene encoding PLAC8-like protein 1, with the protein MEIGNVSIKMSKLAWMTRWVLKLAVVDGLWLAFQYDSSATMGGPWHSVPDLLYESYAFGELEHGDFPMRHHHDVSAKGRTFPIQSTGNNGMGKLCPASNKVVCLESSASLTHVTNGEDEMCIACKQYHLRRSEPIIRQPQPRKAQPEYMKLTLDWSTDLFGCMEDEHTCLLGAFCGPCLACSLARQLGESWLVVACVPGGVTALRTKLRMQQNVEGSVCDDCLKLTCCCPLALCQMARELDNAEIGRVG; encoded by the exons ATGGAAATCGGAAATGTTTCAATTAAGATGAGTAAACTCGCTTGGATGACGCGATGGGTTTTGAAGTTGGCTGTGGTGGACGGACTCTGGCTAGCCTTTCAGTACGATAGTTCAGCAACAATGGGGGGACCGTGGCACAGTGTCCCTGACTTACTCTACGAGAGTTATGCCTTTGGGGAATTGGAGCATGGCGACTTCCCTATGCGGCACCACCACGACGTCAGCGCTAAGGGTAGGACCTTCCCTATACAGTCAACGGGAAATAATGGCATGGGAAAGTTGTGTCCAGCATCAAACAAAGTAGTGTGCCTGGAGTCAAGTGCTAGTCTCACACATGTGACTAACGGGGAAGACGAAATGTGTATAG CATGTAAACAGTACCACCTCAGGAGATCGGAACCTATTATCAGACAACCACAGCCAAGGAAAGCCCAACCCGAGTACATGAAG TTGACGCTGGACTGGTCGACCGATCTATTCGGATGTATGGAAGATGAACATACTT GTTTATTGGGAGCGTTTTGTGGTCCATGCTTAGCGTGTTCTCTTGCCCGGCAGCTTGGGGAATCGTGGCTGGTCGTTGCGTGTGTGCCCGGTGGCGTCACAGCGTTACGAACTAAACTCAGGATGCAACAGAACGTCGAG GGTTCTGTTTGTGATGACTGTCTGAAATTAACTTGCTGTTGCCCTCTGGCCCTTTGCCAGATGGCTCGTGAGTTGGATAATGCAGAGATAGGCCGTGTGGGGTGA
- the LOC117290740 gene encoding tetratricopeptide repeat protein 22-like produces the protein MAAADFPDGHFKLPLVINTEGQPLDPITTDYKADTLKRFLDYKTNRPERHAIRNLLGVLAFRGGNRVEEAKSYFRKILNEDPGNLNAKANIDYVDIPAMSAEEYVTSGAGIAASNLGPDVSSETEKKKQGRRYAEQAFAFIYENYHETVTHERYSTAIKLYNMAMDLAGNLVDDKEKDDWHLGIGLASMKILKSRSTKQVGAKENLQITVRNNHAVINSASADSDMKSEAYCRIGLVSAEATRRKIRVGQVPQDLVQFIQDPKRCFEKALELAVDYPSRASIYTRLASFSYRDHDFNGAIDYLNKSIDLDGSKHNFHAYSTRADMLLKQFKYEQKTAERHRRGPPPNRDHLLKAKDDLEFILKEHVSPWDFINLAEVYYLLAKTSTSRASLIEYNEKALETCSKVEACQDGADNPNCHKVKGMCLCVKGEHRQAIESFKRGMDCEQKTDRPCGNAQLLVSEYTHLS, from the coding sequence ATGGCTGCAGCTGATTTTCCAGACGGCCATTTCAAATTGCCATTGGTTATCAATACTGAAGGTCAACCGTTAGACCCAATAACAACAGATTACAAAGCAGACACTTTAAAGCGTTTCTTGGACTACAAAACAAATCGTCCCGAACGCCATGCAATTCGAAATCTTCTCGGTGTCCTCGCCTTCAGAGGAGGAAATAGAGTAGAAGAAGCGAAAAGTTACTTCAGGAAGATTCTGAATGAAGACCCGGGCAATCTGAACGCAAAGGCCAACATTGACTACGTTGACATACCGGCTATGTCTGCTGAGGAGTATGTTACGTCTGGTGCAGGGATTGCAGCAAGCAACCTTGGCCCTGATGTCTCTTCAGAAACGGAGAAAAAGAAGCAAGGAAGACGATATGCTGAGCAGGCCTTCGCGTTCATTTACGAAAACTATCACGAGACAGTGACGCACGAACGATACAGCACGGCCATAAAGCTCTACAACATGGCGATGGACTTGGCTGGCAACCTGGTAGATGATAAAGAAAAAGATGACTGGCATTTGGGCATTGGACTGGCAAGCATGAAGATACTGAAGTCACGAAGTACAAAACAAGTGGGCGCAAAAGAGAATTTGCAAATCACAGTCAGAAATAATCACGCCGTAATCAACAGCGCATCAGCAGATAGTGATATGAAAAGCGAAGCCTACTGTCGCATTGGGCTTGTATCAGCAGAGGCAACTCGTCGTAAGATTCGTGTAGGCCAAGTGCCTCAAGATCTAGTTCAGTTCATTCAAGATCCAAAAAGGTGTTTTGAAAAAGCATTAGAACTTGCAGTGGACTACCCATCAAGAGCCAGTATATATACCCGCCTTGCTAGTTTCAGTTACCGTGACCACGATTTCAATGGGGCGATAGATTACTTAAATAAATCTATCGATCTAGATGGATCCAAGCACAACTTCCATGCTTACTCCACCAGGGCTGATATGTTGCTGAAGCAATTCAAATATGAACAGAAGACCGCTGAAAGACACCGACGAGGACCACCCCCTAACCGTGATCATCTCCTTAAGGCTAAAGATGACTTAGAGTTCATCTTGAAAGAACATGTTTCaccttgggattttatcaacCTTGCTGAAGTCTACTATCTACTCGCTAAGACATCCACCAGCCGTGCATCACTTATAGAGTACAACGAAAAAGCTCTGGAAACGTGCTCTAAGGTGGAGGCGTGTCAGGATGGGGCAGACAACCCCAACTGTCATAAAGTCAAGGGGATGTGTCTCTGCGTCAAAGGTGAACACCGACAAGCCATAGAGTCATTCAAACGAGGCATGGACTGTGAACAGAAGACTGACAGGCCTTGTGGCAATGCTCAGTTGTTGGTCTCAGAATACACCCATTTGTCGTAA
- the LOC117300872 gene encoding ubiquitin-associated domain-containing protein 2-like isoform X2 — protein sequence MEKLEIWRLVTSKMVFLDTRNLLLGLLLMYNFRVFEKRYGSTKFASYLLANGVLTTCLEVAALFAVQNYQQGSIPIHWTPGPTGVVVSMFVPFFFDLPYLTVQNIASHVLSGKWFVYIVGLQILAQSTQSILVVGCGLLSGLLYRSNFLRLQSWLRIPNPLSRLAATVLGPILRSKPPGDVTLPMGATLELQRQQRMDLIEQQMMFAQARQYRQQARQRGEAFRQRPTISAPLAARSSGSLASMFRQRRNPASNTGDTPDTLPGTAPSNGQASPNQPSTSRDTNSIPEEHVQQLTDMGFNRGAVVQALLATHNNVSMATNLLLQDG from the exons ATATGGCGTCTTGTAACCAGCAAGATGGTATTCTTGGACACGAGGAATCTTCTTCTTGGTTTGCTGCTGATGTACAACTTCCGAGTATTTGAAAAACGCTACGGATCAACAAAGTTTGCA tcGTATTTGCTTGCCAATGGTGTTTTGACGACATGTTTAGAGGTCGCTGCACTCTTCGCTGTGCAGAACTATCAACAAGGGAGCATACCAATCCACTGGACCCCAGGACC GACTGGTGTTGTTGTGTCAATGTTTGTACCATTCTTCTTTGACCTGCCCTACCTTACTGTACAAAATATTGCTAGCCACGTACTAAGTGGCAAATGGTTCGTCTACATTGTTGGATTACAA ATATTGGCCCAGTCGACCCAATCCATTCTCGTTGTTGGATGTGGCCTCTTATCGGGCCTCCTGTATCGTTCCAACTTCCTCCGTCTTCAATCCTGGCTTCGGATTCCTAACCCCTTAAGCCGCCTGGCAGCTACTGTCCTAGGCCCCATCCTGAGGTCCAAACCTCCAGGGGATGTCACTCTACCAATGGGTGCAACATTAGAGCTACAGAGGCAACAGAGAATGGATCTAATTGAACAGCAGATGATGTTTGCCCAGGCCAGGCAGTACAGGCAGCAGGCAAGGCAGAGAGGAGAAGCATTCAGACAACGGCCGACCATT AGTGCTCCTCTTGCAGCGAGGTCATCAGGCAGCTTAGCATCAATGTTCAGACAACGCCGCAACCCCGCTAGTAACACTG GAGACACTCCAGACACATTGCctggaacagcgccctctaacgGCCAGGCGTCCCCTAACCAGCCAAGCACAAGCCGAGATACAAACTCAATACCAGAGGAACAC GTTCAACAATTAACGGACATGGGATTCAATCGAGGTGCTGTGGTGCAGGCTCTCCTAGCAACACACAACAATGTATCCATGGCAACAAACTTACTGCTTCAGGATGGCTGA